A genomic window from Corallococcus exiguus includes:
- a CDS encoding DUF3592 domain-containing protein, translating into MPSMDPMMVVIFVVGLFGVLVWLLLQRDLTLKLREEGLHAHGEVVHVGWDSDRENLIVKYVLHLQDGSDHHDQYTLQNARQKVPPAVGDAVEAFYLPHKPSRHQRVGTEVGLSRLLFRMGALVLLMVVLLVLGLINARQKDSTPSPTLRTYEAPLPAGGKRQRDAY; encoded by the coding sequence ATGCCCTCAATGGATCCGATGATGGTGGTGATATTCGTGGTGGGTCTCTTTGGGGTGCTGGTGTGGCTGCTGCTCCAGCGCGACCTCACCCTGAAGCTCCGGGAGGAGGGACTGCACGCCCATGGCGAGGTGGTCCACGTGGGCTGGGATTCCGACCGCGAGAACCTGATCGTGAAGTACGTCCTCCACCTGCAGGACGGCTCGGACCACCACGACCAGTACACCTTGCAGAACGCGAGACAGAAGGTCCCCCCTGCCGTGGGAGACGCAGTGGAAGCCTTCTACCTCCCGCACAAGCCCAGCCGCCACCAGCGCGTGGGCACGGAAGTCGGGCTGAGCAGGCTGCTGTTCAGGATGGGGGCACTGGTGCTGCTCATGGTCGTCCTCCTGGTCCTGGGGCTGATCAACGCCAGGCAGAAAGACTCCACGCCCTCACCCACGCTCCGGACGTACGAAGCGCCGCTTCCCGCCGGGGGGAAGCGGCAGCGGGACGCGTACTAG
- a CDS encoding (Fe-S)-binding protein has translation MNPIITGLLLAGAVSIFIITMSGRVGVLLAMKKENRLDHIPYRVAQLVRFGLGQKRMVDPEEFTPGLFHIFIYAAFMVLALRTIMMFAMGFSSTALDVLTDLSHPAWDAAPPLLLLYKVYLLTKDVVAALALAGVAYFVWTRWKVKPDRMSQSWEAYLILGFIAGLMITEFMFGGSHMVAAHAAAQQVPMGATQVPAAPSAMVWWEPVTSLTGLAMMPLGVTASHVLGVAGFFIHLTIILAFLNFLPLGKHFHIITGLPNVFFQRTHSTGKLPTPNLEKEEFGAATVKDLTWKNGLDLYSCTECGRCQTHCPTYITGKPLTHKAVNQDLKHWLWDNERWVEEGYGPNGVKEPLPEIVGSALKAETVWACTSCGWCEQACPVFIENVPRLIDMRRYQVQVKAEFPAEIQRVFEGMERQGNPWGIGQDQRDEWAADLALPTWGDGGEYEYLFFVGCAGSYDDKQKKVSRALVKIMREAGVSFATLSKQEMCNGDSARRMGNEYLYQTLAKTNVESWNAMGVKAVITQCPHCFNTIKNEYPEFGGEYRVINHTQLINELLKDKRIKLSSVMNAGTKLTYHDPCYLGRHNGVYDAPREVLKSIPGLEVVEMQRSQREGFCCGAGGGRMWMEEHIGTRINHNRINEAALTLKHAEDPNTPYPDAADKKKPGMVGDYKEPGGKGIVAVACPFCSTMLNDAKNDTGREQIQIKDITELVADSMETTNKGGTVSPSPVVSAKPE, from the coding sequence ATGAACCCCATCATCACCGGCCTGCTGCTGGCAGGCGCAGTCTCAATCTTCATCATCACGATGTCCGGCCGCGTGGGCGTGCTGCTCGCGATGAAGAAGGAGAACCGGCTGGACCACATCCCCTACCGCGTGGCGCAGCTGGTGCGCTTCGGGTTGGGCCAGAAGCGCATGGTGGATCCGGAGGAATTCACCCCGGGCCTGTTCCACATCTTCATCTACGCGGCGTTCATGGTGCTGGCGCTGCGCACCATCATGATGTTCGCGATGGGCTTTTCGTCCACCGCGCTGGACGTGCTCACCGACCTGAGCCACCCGGCCTGGGACGCCGCGCCGCCGCTGCTGCTGCTCTACAAGGTGTACCTGCTGACCAAGGACGTGGTCGCGGCGCTGGCGCTCGCGGGCGTGGCGTACTTCGTGTGGACGCGCTGGAAGGTGAAGCCGGACCGCATGTCCCAGTCCTGGGAGGCCTACCTCATCCTGGGCTTCATCGCGGGCCTGATGATCACCGAGTTCATGTTCGGTGGCAGCCACATGGTGGCCGCGCACGCAGCCGCGCAGCAGGTGCCCATGGGCGCCACGCAGGTGCCGGCGGCGCCGTCCGCGATGGTGTGGTGGGAGCCCGTCACCAGCCTGACGGGCCTGGCGATGATGCCCCTGGGCGTGACGGCGTCGCACGTGCTGGGCGTGGCGGGCTTCTTCATCCACCTGACCATCATCCTGGCGTTCCTGAACTTCCTGCCGCTGGGCAAGCACTTCCACATCATCACGGGCCTGCCCAACGTCTTCTTCCAGCGCACGCACTCCACCGGCAAGCTGCCCACGCCCAACCTGGAGAAGGAGGAGTTCGGCGCCGCCACGGTGAAGGACCTCACCTGGAAGAACGGCCTGGACCTGTACTCCTGTACGGAGTGTGGCCGGTGCCAGACGCACTGTCCCACGTACATCACGGGCAAGCCGCTCACGCACAAGGCCGTGAACCAGGACCTGAAGCACTGGCTCTGGGACAACGAGCGCTGGGTGGAGGAAGGCTACGGCCCCAACGGCGTGAAGGAGCCCCTGCCTGAGATTGTCGGCAGCGCGCTGAAGGCGGAGACGGTGTGGGCGTGCACGAGCTGCGGCTGGTGCGAGCAGGCCTGCCCGGTGTTCATCGAGAACGTCCCGCGCCTCATCGACATGCGCCGCTACCAGGTGCAGGTGAAGGCGGAGTTCCCGGCGGAAATCCAGCGCGTGTTCGAGGGCATGGAGCGCCAGGGCAACCCCTGGGGCATCGGCCAGGACCAGCGCGACGAGTGGGCGGCGGACCTGGCGCTGCCCACCTGGGGTGACGGCGGCGAATACGAGTACCTGTTCTTCGTGGGCTGCGCGGGCAGCTACGACGACAAGCAGAAGAAGGTGAGCCGCGCGCTGGTGAAGATCATGCGCGAGGCGGGCGTGTCCTTCGCGACGCTGTCCAAGCAGGAGATGTGCAACGGCGACTCCGCGCGCCGCATGGGCAACGAGTACCTGTACCAGACGCTGGCCAAGACGAACGTCGAGTCCTGGAACGCGATGGGCGTGAAGGCGGTCATCACGCAGTGCCCGCACTGCTTCAACACCATCAAGAACGAGTACCCGGAGTTCGGCGGCGAGTACCGCGTCATCAACCACACGCAGCTCATCAACGAGCTGCTCAAGGACAAGCGCATCAAGTTGTCCTCGGTGATGAACGCCGGAACGAAGCTGACCTACCACGACCCCTGCTACCTGGGCCGGCACAACGGCGTGTACGACGCGCCCCGTGAAGTGCTCAAGAGCATCCCGGGCCTGGAAGTGGTGGAGATGCAGCGCAGCCAGCGCGAGGGCTTCTGCTGCGGCGCCGGTGGCGGCCGGATGTGGATGGAAGAGCACATCGGCACGCGCATCAACCACAACCGCATCAACGAGGCGGCCCTCACGCTCAAGCACGCGGAGGACCCCAACACGCCCTACCCCGACGCCGCGGACAAGAAGAAGCCGGGCATGGTGGGCGACTACAAGGAGCCGGGCGGCAAGGGCATCGTCGCGGTGGCCTGCCCGTTCTGCTCCACGATGCTCAACGACGCGAAGAACGACACCGGTCGTGAGCAGATTCAAATCAAGGACATCACCGAGCTGGTCGCTGACTCCATGGAGACCACCAACAAGGGCGGCACCGTAAGCCCCAGCCCCGTGGTGAGCGCCAAGCCGGAGTAA
- a CDS encoding redoxin domain-containing protein — translation MKQVFKALALTAAFVSAPVFAADNAEVGKPAPAFTLKDEAGKAHSLSEYKGKVVVLEWTNPECPFVKRHYDAKTMQNTQKGFDAKKVVWLTVDSSSTHNAKSAADWKKKEGFSQPVLLDTDGAVGKSYAAKTTPHMYVIDGEGVVRYAGAIDNDPRGKEATKVNYVQTAVDALLNGKQVPTATSEPYGCSVKYKS, via the coding sequence ATGAAGCAGGTCTTCAAGGCACTCGCTCTCACCGCGGCTTTCGTGTCCGCTCCCGTCTTCGCTGCTGACAACGCGGAGGTGGGCAAGCCCGCTCCGGCGTTCACGCTGAAGGACGAGGCGGGCAAGGCCCACTCGCTGTCCGAGTACAAGGGCAAGGTGGTGGTGCTCGAGTGGACGAACCCGGAGTGCCCGTTCGTGAAGCGGCACTACGATGCCAAGACGATGCAGAACACGCAGAAGGGCTTCGACGCGAAGAAGGTGGTGTGGCTGACGGTGGACTCGTCCTCCACGCACAACGCGAAGAGCGCCGCGGACTGGAAGAAGAAGGAAGGCTTCAGCCAGCCGGTGTTGCTGGACACGGACGGCGCGGTGGGCAAGAGCTACGCGGCGAAGACGACGCCGCACATGTACGTCATCGACGGTGAGGGCGTGGTCCGCTACGCGGGCGCCATCGACAACGACCCGCGCGGCAAGGAAGCCACCAAGGTGAACTACGTGCAGACGGCGGTGGACGCGCTCCTCAACGGCAAGCAGGTGCCGACCGCGACCTCCGAGCCCTACGGCTGCTCCGTGAAGTACAAGAGCTGA
- a CDS encoding TolB family protein, whose product MMGMRRLLGGVVAVGLLGACEPTDFGGGGTTGDVLFDRGFAFVRGDRNIYVVDDDGDPNSPQRLTTAGGAYTPSISKNGNSIVFVQRSGNTYSLQTVPTTGGPVATLLSTNDAACGSCTGFRGPTFSPDGRFIVFAFERTSGALSSLARIAVDGSGFVELTPNAGIAFGSPSFFPSGNTVVAPAGSSASFYNQLAFVPAGGGSANFVALGNEVLAIANRAVVSPDGRQVALDGRLSNGSTRIFVGNATANGISGSVRRLTDYTASTVEESFPSWTSSTELGFLFNDSGGDPSIYRAPVSSVASSVTLAVPAAGEPFYGPN is encoded by the coding sequence ATGATGGGCATGCGGCGGTTGCTCGGCGGTGTGGTGGCGGTGGGGTTGTTGGGGGCGTGTGAGCCCACGGACTTTGGCGGTGGCGGCACCACGGGTGACGTCCTCTTCGACCGGGGCTTCGCCTTCGTGCGCGGCGACCGGAACATCTACGTGGTGGACGACGACGGCGACCCCAACAGTCCGCAGCGGCTGACGACGGCCGGCGGCGCGTACACGCCCTCCATCTCCAAGAACGGCAACAGCATCGTGTTCGTGCAGCGCTCTGGAAACACGTACTCGCTCCAGACGGTGCCCACCACGGGCGGGCCGGTGGCCACGCTGCTGAGCACCAACGACGCGGCATGCGGCAGCTGCACTGGCTTCCGCGGGCCCACGTTCAGCCCGGATGGCCGCTTCATCGTCTTCGCGTTCGAGCGGACGTCGGGGGCGCTGAGCTCGCTGGCGCGCATCGCGGTGGATGGCAGCGGCTTCGTGGAGCTGACGCCCAACGCGGGCATCGCCTTCGGGTCGCCGTCCTTCTTCCCCAGCGGCAACACGGTGGTGGCGCCCGCGGGCAGCAGTGCCTCCTTCTACAACCAGCTCGCGTTCGTGCCGGCCGGCGGTGGCAGCGCCAACTTCGTGGCGCTGGGCAACGAGGTGCTGGCCATCGCGAACCGCGCGGTGGTGTCCCCGGACGGGCGGCAGGTGGCGCTGGACGGGCGGCTGTCCAACGGCAGCACGCGCATCTTCGTGGGCAACGCGACGGCCAACGGCATCAGCGGCTCCGTGCGGCGGCTGACGGACTACACGGCGAGCACCGTGGAGGAGAGCTTCCCCAGCTGGACGAGCAGCACGGAGCTGGGCTTCCTCTTCAACGACTCCGGCGGTGACCCGAGCATCTACCGCGCCCCGGTGTCCTCCGTGGCCAGCTCCGTGACGCTCGCGGTGCCCGCCGCGGGCGAGCCCTTCTACGGGCCCAACTAG
- a CDS encoding protein-disulfide reductase DsbD family protein, with amino-acid sequence MTHRWSKRSGSRLGGLGVVGALLLATWAQAALPPTAVGSTAPDEGDPRLEGALLLDATQVKAGGDFRVGVRLKLDPEWHVYWKNPGDSGLATEVSWDVPGVTVGDLRWPFPSTFRTPDGFITTHGYHDEVLLFAPAHVSKDATGTLNVSAAVDALACKVHCIPAQLVLTRTLPVGPETVTDPEFAPQFDAAQAQVPSAVGAQGAPRVALALDGTSLTAGKPFTGKLTVTAADGKPYAGDVEGDFFVPGRVLGVDSVALTKTAPGTFALKGQASSVVPKGEPRLTGALRLGTKATGFTAVDVDTALAPVVADGAVAGAAPLKVPSVKDAVGKVKPAAAAPVASGESPLGLGVALLFAFLGGALLNLMPCVFPVLALKVYGFTRMVQEEKGKVAPHAAAYAGGILATMLLLAGAVLAVRAGGASVGWGFQFQEPLFVAAVSAVLVAFALNLFGVYTLGADGTALAGKVDQSHGLMRSAGEGVLAVVLATPCSAPLLGTAVGFAFAAGPATVVAVFVALGLGLALPFCVLVLVPGLMKRLPKPGMWMERGKQFLGFALLGTTVWLVWVMGGLAGVDGMARLLAFLIAVGLVTWLYGQSQGLEGGRRGVTVALAVLVLVGSGAVALRFEEAQASLETRGAVASHGGAQPWDEAAVTAALAAGQPVFVDFTADWCLTCKFNERTVLSRDDVRQAFLKHNVAFFVADWTRRDARITTKLADHGRAGVPMYLVLSPGAPDKPEVLNELLTADSVITAVQRAAECGSPLKGGSVVCARP; translated from the coding sequence ATGACGCATCGGTGGAGCAAGAGGTCTGGAAGCCGGCTCGGTGGGCTGGGCGTGGTGGGCGCGTTGCTGCTGGCGACGTGGGCCCAGGCCGCGCTTCCGCCCACCGCCGTGGGCAGCACCGCGCCGGACGAGGGCGACCCGCGCCTGGAGGGTGCGCTGCTCCTGGACGCCACGCAGGTGAAGGCGGGCGGCGACTTCCGCGTGGGCGTGCGTCTCAAGCTGGACCCGGAGTGGCACGTCTACTGGAAGAACCCGGGCGACTCCGGCCTGGCCACGGAGGTGTCGTGGGATGTGCCGGGCGTCACGGTGGGGGATTTGCGCTGGCCCTTCCCCAGCACGTTCCGCACGCCGGACGGCTTCATCACCACGCACGGCTACCACGACGAGGTGCTGCTGTTCGCGCCCGCGCACGTGTCGAAGGACGCCACGGGTACGCTGAACGTGTCGGCGGCGGTGGACGCGCTCGCGTGCAAGGTGCACTGCATCCCCGCGCAGCTGGTGCTGACGCGCACGCTGCCGGTGGGGCCGGAGACGGTGACGGATCCGGAGTTCGCGCCGCAGTTCGACGCCGCGCAGGCCCAGGTGCCGTCGGCGGTGGGGGCGCAGGGCGCGCCGCGCGTGGCGCTGGCGTTGGATGGCACGTCGCTGACGGCGGGAAAGCCGTTCACCGGCAAGCTCACCGTGACGGCGGCGGACGGCAAGCCCTACGCGGGAGACGTGGAGGGTGACTTCTTCGTGCCCGGCCGCGTCCTGGGCGTGGACAGCGTGGCGCTGACGAAGACGGCGCCGGGGACGTTCGCGCTGAAGGGCCAGGCGTCGTCGGTGGTGCCCAAGGGAGAGCCCCGGCTCACGGGCGCGCTGCGCCTGGGCACGAAGGCCACGGGCTTCACGGCGGTGGACGTGGACACGGCACTCGCGCCGGTCGTGGCGGACGGCGCGGTGGCGGGCGCGGCGCCCCTGAAGGTCCCGTCGGTGAAGGACGCGGTGGGCAAGGTGAAGCCCGCGGCCGCGGCTCCGGTGGCGTCGGGTGAGTCGCCGCTGGGGCTGGGCGTCGCGCTCCTGTTCGCGTTCCTGGGCGGCGCGCTGCTCAACCTGATGCCGTGCGTGTTCCCGGTGCTGGCGCTCAAGGTGTACGGCTTCACGCGGATGGTGCAGGAGGAGAAGGGCAAGGTGGCGCCGCACGCGGCGGCGTACGCGGGCGGCATCCTGGCGACGATGCTGCTGCTCGCGGGCGCGGTGCTGGCGGTGCGCGCGGGTGGTGCCAGCGTGGGTTGGGGCTTCCAGTTCCAGGAGCCGCTGTTCGTGGCGGCCGTGAGCGCGGTGCTGGTGGCGTTCGCGCTCAACCTCTTCGGCGTCTACACGCTGGGCGCGGACGGCACGGCGCTCGCGGGCAAGGTGGACCAGAGCCACGGCCTGATGCGCAGCGCGGGAGAAGGCGTGCTCGCGGTGGTGCTGGCGACGCCGTGTTCGGCGCCGCTGTTGGGCACGGCGGTGGGCTTCGCCTTCGCGGCGGGCCCGGCCACGGTGGTGGCGGTGTTCGTGGCGCTGGGGCTGGGATTGGCGCTGCCCTTCTGCGTGCTGGTGCTGGTGCCGGGGCTGATGAAGCGGCTGCCCAAGCCGGGCATGTGGATGGAGCGCGGCAAGCAGTTCCTGGGCTTCGCGCTGTTGGGCACGACGGTGTGGCTGGTGTGGGTGATGGGCGGCCTGGCCGGCGTGGACGGCATGGCGCGGCTGCTCGCATTCCTCATCGCGGTGGGCCTGGTCACGTGGCTGTACGGCCAGTCGCAGGGTCTGGAGGGCGGGCGCCGGGGCGTGACGGTGGCGCTGGCGGTGCTCGTGCTGGTGGGCTCGGGCGCGGTGGCGCTGCGCTTCGAGGAGGCGCAGGCGTCGCTGGAGACGCGCGGCGCGGTGGCGTCGCACGGTGGAGCGCAGCCATGGGACGAGGCGGCGGTGACGGCGGCGCTGGCGGCGGGTCAGCCGGTGTTCGTGGACTTCACGGCGGACTGGTGCCTCACGTGCAAGTTCAACGAGCGCACCGTGCTGTCGCGCGACGACGTGCGGCAGGCGTTCCTGAAGCACAACGTGGCGTTCTTCGTGGCGGACTGGACGCGGCGGGACGCGCGCATCACCACGAAGCTGGCGGATCATGGCCGCGCGGGTGTGCCCATGTACCTGGTGTTGAGCCCGGGCGCGCCGGACAAGCCGGAGGTTCTCAACGAGCTGCTCACCGCGGACAGCGTCATCACGGCGGTGCAGCGCGCGGCGGAGTGTGGGTCGCCGTTGAAGGGTGGCTCGGTGGTGTGCGCCCGGCCTTGA
- a CDS encoding vWA domain-containing protein, whose amino-acid sequence MKQTAWAVERDADGGREVLLLVTLEAEVETPRAPVAVNLVIDRSASMRGAPLAAAVEAARALVERAGPKDYVGLLTFDADAEQVLPVRAMEPGAKAAFLKTLSRLDSGEGTALHEAVENGAEAVRRVLVPGARPQLLMLTDGEPSVGPTALGEFKVLGQRVHDSGVALHALGLGKHYLPEILEALTGPSGTGFTHVDDAEGLPLAVGALGAELFGEVVADARVYVLPTGFADLRCRHRYPSRVEGDAMSAALGAVSHAFPRRVLFAGVLEKGDWNLTVTASYTEHGDTRRLSVPVTRLLPDSNEGRFVRAVSAELELVSHEAAAWKALSRRQQDAAERALEGADKGLYKLARLGSAEVPAQRHVDRLADLRRAVERRAAQPSALGVRRAQSEVSRITMSRIGPALPAAVNVGPPPRAALPAVANGGAPPPQAVTLDSGGLLPWKTGGGES is encoded by the coding sequence ATGAAGCAGACGGCGTGGGCAGTGGAGCGCGACGCGGACGGCGGCCGCGAAGTGCTGCTGCTGGTGACCCTGGAGGCCGAAGTAGAGACGCCTCGGGCCCCGGTTGCGGTGAACCTGGTCATTGACCGGAGCGCGTCCATGCGGGGCGCGCCGCTGGCGGCGGCGGTGGAGGCGGCGCGCGCGCTGGTGGAGCGGGCGGGGCCCAAGGACTACGTGGGCCTGCTCACGTTCGACGCCGACGCGGAGCAGGTGCTGCCCGTGCGCGCGATGGAGCCGGGCGCGAAGGCAGCGTTTCTGAAGACGCTCTCCCGCCTGGACTCCGGCGAGGGCACCGCGCTGCACGAGGCCGTGGAGAACGGCGCGGAGGCCGTGCGGCGCGTGCTGGTGCCGGGCGCCCGGCCGCAGCTGCTCATGCTCACGGACGGCGAGCCCTCCGTGGGGCCCACCGCGCTGGGCGAGTTCAAGGTGCTGGGCCAGCGGGTGCACGACTCCGGCGTGGCGCTGCACGCGCTGGGGCTGGGCAAGCACTACCTGCCGGAGATTTTGGAGGCGCTCACCGGCCCGTCCGGCACGGGCTTCACGCACGTGGACGACGCGGAGGGCCTGCCGCTGGCGGTGGGCGCGCTGGGCGCGGAGCTGTTCGGCGAGGTGGTGGCGGACGCGCGCGTGTACGTGCTGCCCACGGGCTTCGCGGACCTGCGCTGCCGTCACCGCTACCCGTCGCGCGTGGAGGGTGACGCGATGAGCGCCGCGCTGGGAGCGGTGTCGCACGCGTTCCCGCGCCGGGTCCTCTTCGCGGGCGTGCTGGAGAAGGGCGACTGGAACCTCACCGTCACCGCTTCGTACACGGAGCACGGCGACACCCGGCGGCTGTCCGTGCCCGTGACGCGCCTGTTGCCTGACAGCAACGAGGGCCGCTTCGTGCGCGCGGTGTCCGCGGAGCTGGAGCTCGTGTCTCACGAGGCCGCCGCCTGGAAGGCACTCTCCCGCCGTCAGCAGGACGCGGCCGAGCGGGCGCTCGAGGGCGCGGACAAGGGGCTCTACAAGCTGGCCCGCCTGGGCTCCGCGGAGGTCCCCGCGCAGCGGCACGTGGACCGGCTGGCGGACCTGCGCCGGGCGGTGGAGCGCCGTGCGGCCCAGCCGTCCGCCTTGGGAGTGCGCCGGGCCCAGTCAGAGGTGTCGCGCATCACCATGAGCCGCATCGGGCCGGCGCTTCCGGCCGCGGTGAATGTGGGCCCGCCTCCGCGAGCGGCCCTGCCCGCCGTGGCGAACGGCGGCGCGCCTCCACCGCAGGCGGTGACCCTGGACAGCGGGGGGCTCCTGCCCTGGAAGACGGGCGGCGGCGAGTCGTAA
- a CDS encoding DUF3592 domain-containing protein, producing MPMNAVLMVVLLIGAPLVMMVQLLIQHQLTLALREHGLHARGEVVRSRRSWLNARHRIVEYVFHLPDGSEIHGEYKEHRPGFGSQRASEGDSVEVLYHPDNPHRHQRVGTEVGLFAVLTGVFGLVVFMSLAIIVMMNAPSKKAPAPHGSTPSGRLRTYDEPPPRSKRVTGSLNRTDAY from the coding sequence ATGCCCATGAACGCGGTCCTGATGGTGGTGCTCCTCATCGGGGCGCCCCTGGTGATGATGGTGCAGTTGCTGATCCAGCATCAGCTCACCCTGGCGCTGCGGGAGCACGGGCTGCACGCCCGGGGCGAAGTGGTCCGCTCCCGCCGGAGCTGGCTGAACGCGAGGCACCGCATCGTGGAGTACGTCTTCCACCTGCCGGACGGTTCGGAGATCCACGGCGAGTACAAGGAGCACCGGCCCGGGTTCGGGTCCCAGCGCGCGTCCGAGGGCGACTCCGTGGAGGTCCTCTACCATCCGGACAACCCCCACCGGCATCAGCGCGTGGGCACGGAGGTCGGACTGTTCGCCGTCCTGACCGGGGTGTTCGGCCTGGTGGTCTTCATGTCCCTGGCCATCATCGTGATGATGAACGCACCGTCGAAGAAGGCCCCTGCGCCGCACGGGTCCACGCCCTCGGGCAGGCTGCGGACCTACGACGAGCCGCCTCCGCGCTCGAAGCGGGTCACCGGGTCACTGAACCGGACAGACGCGTACTAG
- a CDS encoding DUF3592 domain-containing protein — MALFAARVLGATFVVLGASMLVLTWGSYRRDMGILREGLHAEGTVVKKEFFAASDDSDYILVYAFTPQGGEHQEHRRNISSKLWKRLRPGDRIQVQYGSSDPRRSFPEGHGVMSLGLALFLSFVEVCLFLIGLVALLGKAVPDAPPDGRTGVETS, encoded by the coding sequence GTGGCTCTCTTCGCGGCGCGGGTCCTGGGTGCGACGTTCGTGGTGCTGGGCGCGTCCATGCTGGTGTTGACCTGGGGGTCGTACCGGCGGGACATGGGCATCCTTCGCGAGGGGCTGCACGCGGAAGGCACGGTGGTGAAGAAGGAGTTCTTCGCGGCCTCGGATGACAGCGACTACATCCTCGTCTACGCCTTCACGCCCCAGGGCGGTGAGCACCAGGAGCACCGGCGGAACATCTCCTCGAAGCTGTGGAAGCGGCTGCGCCCCGGGGACCGCATCCAGGTGCAGTATGGCTCCAGCGACCCGCGCCGCAGCTTCCCGGAGGGCCATGGGGTGATGTCGCTGGGACTCGCCCTCTTCCTCAGCTTCGTGGAAGTGTGCCTCTTCCTCATCGGGCTGGTAGCGCTCCTGGGGAAGGCGGTGCCCGACGCGCCCCCGGATGGACGAACAGGAGTCGAAACCTCATGA
- a CDS encoding DUF3592 domain-containing protein — translation MSLAKVVFDWVCFVVVPLAGVVWTWRPYVLTQKLRARGVLARGKVVGARYESDEGTAYWRVEYVFHPPGAPEVRGDYQHDKKKSRPNPQVGDALALHYLPEAPRKHQLVGQEAGLVQAVVLTCFFMLFLIAPVIGLVPALRWGP, via the coding sequence ATGAGCCTGGCGAAGGTCGTTTTCGACTGGGTGTGCTTCGTGGTCGTCCCGCTGGCGGGGGTGGTGTGGACGTGGCGTCCGTACGTGCTCACCCAGAAGCTGCGCGCGCGCGGGGTGCTCGCGCGGGGAAAGGTGGTCGGCGCCAGGTACGAGTCCGACGAGGGCACCGCCTACTGGCGGGTGGAGTACGTCTTCCATCCCCCAGGCGCCCCGGAAGTTCGCGGCGACTATCAGCACGACAAGAAGAAGTCCCGACCCAACCCCCAGGTGGGGGACGCGCTGGCGCTGCACTACCTGCCGGAAGCTCCCCGGAAGCACCAGCTCGTGGGCCAGGAGGCCGGTCTGGTGCAGGCGGTCGTGTTGACGTGCTTCTTCATGCTCTTCCTCATCGCGCCTGTGATTGGGCTGGTGCCCGCGCTCCGGTGGGGCCCGTAG
- a CDS encoding ankyrin repeat domain-containing protein, translating into MSLFDAVAAGDRAALSAQLDAGADPNPFDDEGRTPLMMAARSGQDDLVQALLEAGADPTLPDSVGETPFVAAAAYGHFRVCALLSPHATADEKDMARTLLKNQGIDEIPARPSRASEVAPDDFRRKLASAGAYVAGKLGDAGATKRLERVLRSEGNAPKGPFKGRK; encoded by the coding sequence GTGTCCCTGTTCGATGCCGTCGCCGCGGGTGACCGCGCCGCCCTGAGCGCCCAGCTCGACGCGGGCGCGGACCCCAACCCCTTCGACGACGAGGGCCGTACGCCGCTGATGATGGCCGCGCGCTCGGGCCAGGACGACCTGGTGCAGGCGCTCCTGGAGGCCGGCGCGGACCCCACGCTGCCGGACTCCGTGGGCGAGACACCGTTCGTCGCCGCCGCCGCCTACGGCCACTTCCGGGTCTGCGCGCTCCTGTCCCCGCACGCCACCGCCGACGAGAAGGACATGGCGCGCACGCTGCTCAAGAACCAGGGCATCGACGAGATTCCCGCGCGTCCCTCGCGCGCGTCCGAGGTCGCGCCCGACGACTTCCGCCGCAAGCTCGCCTCCGCGGGCGCCTACGTCGCGGGCAAGCTGGGCGACGCCGGCGCCACCAAGCGCCTGGAGCGCGTGCTGCGCTCGGAGGGCAACGCCCCCAAGGGTCCCTTCAAGGGCCGCAAGTAG
- a CDS encoding non-proteolytic archaemetzincin-like protein, with protein MPQKTLLLVTVGSPPSAIVNALQEPLTTHLGVSSVVSRMALSSPAYAFNKDRSQYHCNAIMRRLGTVLDEAPQELVMGVTDADLFEPDSPFVFGQADRESKVAVMSLYRLRQGAEGETLRRRVQVEAVHQAGHLIGLSYCEDSRCVMFLPQSPQDIDRKSLGPCNVCRNELNRLNR; from the coding sequence ATGCCGCAGAAGACGCTCCTGCTGGTCACCGTGGGCAGTCCACCGTCCGCGATCGTGAACGCCTTGCAGGAACCGCTGACGACCCATCTGGGCGTCAGCTCGGTCGTGAGCCGGATGGCGCTGTCCTCCCCGGCCTATGCCTTCAACAAGGACCGCAGCCAGTACCACTGCAACGCCATCATGCGCCGGTTGGGGACGGTGCTGGATGAAGCGCCGCAGGAGCTGGTGATGGGCGTGACGGACGCGGACCTCTTCGAACCGGACTCGCCCTTCGTCTTCGGGCAGGCGGACCGGGAGTCCAAGGTCGCGGTGATGAGCCTGTACCGGCTGCGCCAGGGCGCGGAGGGCGAAACGCTGCGCCGCCGCGTGCAGGTGGAGGCGGTGCACCAGGCCGGGCACCTCATCGGCCTGTCGTACTGCGAGGACTCACGCTGCGTGATGTTCCTCCCGCAGTCCCCGCAGGACATCGACCGCAAGTCGCTGGGCCCCTGCAACGTCTGCCGCAACGAACTGAACCGTCTCAACCGCTGA